A single region of the Streptomyces sp. ITFR-16 genome encodes:
- the carA gene encoding glutamine-hydrolyzing carbamoyl-phosphate synthase small subunit: MTISTRGALAPAVLVLEDGRAFRGRAYGAVGETFGEAVFSTGMTGYQETLTDPSYHRQVVVMTAPHVGNTGVNDEDPESQRIWVSGYVVRDPARVPSNWRSRRSLDEELERQGVVGISGIDTRALTRHLRERGAMRVGIFSGDTLADEETLLAKVRRAPEMSGADLSAEVATKEAYVVPAIGTKKFTVAAIDLGIKGMTPHRMAERGIEVHVLPATATLEEVYAVGPDGVFFSNGPGDPSTADHAVSLMQGVLERQTPLFGICFGNQILGRALGFGTYKLKYGHRGINQPVQDRSTGKVEVTAHNHGFAVDAPLDKVSDTAYGRAEVSHVCLNDQVVEGLQLLDRPAFSVQYHPEAAAGPHDAAYLFDRFVSLMEGQRA; encoded by the coding sequence ATGACGATCTCCACCCGGGGGGCCCTGGCTCCCGCCGTACTCGTCCTGGAGGACGGCCGCGCCTTCCGCGGCCGCGCCTACGGGGCTGTGGGGGAGACCTTCGGCGAGGCGGTTTTCTCCACCGGCATGACCGGCTACCAGGAGACCCTGACCGACCCCTCGTACCACCGCCAGGTCGTCGTGATGACCGCCCCGCACGTCGGGAACACCGGGGTCAACGACGAGGACCCCGAGTCGCAGCGGATCTGGGTCTCCGGCTATGTCGTGCGCGACCCCGCACGGGTGCCCTCCAACTGGCGCTCGCGGCGCTCGCTCGACGAGGAGCTGGAGCGCCAGGGCGTCGTCGGCATCAGCGGCATCGACACCCGCGCCCTCACCCGCCACCTGCGCGAGCGCGGCGCCATGCGCGTCGGCATCTTCTCCGGTGACACCCTCGCCGACGAGGAGACCCTGCTCGCCAAGGTGCGCCGGGCGCCCGAGATGAGCGGCGCCGACCTCTCCGCCGAGGTCGCCACCAAGGAGGCGTACGTCGTCCCCGCGATCGGCACCAAGAAGTTCACCGTCGCCGCGATCGACCTCGGCATCAAGGGCATGACCCCGCACCGGATGGCCGAGCGCGGCATCGAGGTGCACGTCCTGCCCGCCACCGCCACCCTGGAGGAGGTGTACGCGGTCGGTCCCGACGGCGTCTTCTTCTCCAACGGCCCCGGCGACCCGTCCACCGCCGACCACGCGGTCTCCCTCATGCAGGGCGTCCTGGAACGGCAGACCCCGCTCTTCGGCATCTGCTTCGGCAACCAGATCCTGGGCCGCGCGCTCGGCTTCGGCACGTACAAGCTGAAGTACGGCCACCGCGGCATCAACCAGCCCGTGCAGGACCGCTCGACCGGCAAGGTCGAGGTCACCGCGCACAACCACGGCTTCGCCGTCGACGCCCCGCTCGACAAGGTCTCCGACACCGCCTACGGGCGGGCCGAGGTCTCCCACGTCTGCCTGAACGACCAGGTCGTCGAGGGGCTCCAGCTCCTGGACCGGCCCGCCTTCAGCGTCCAGTACCACCCCGAGGCGGCCGCCGGCCCGCACGACGCCGCGTACCTCTTCGACCGCTTCGTATCCCTGATGGAGGGCCAGCGTGCCTAA